A stretch of the Synechocystis sp. PCC 7338 genome encodes the following:
- a CDS encoding type II toxin-antitoxin system VapC family toxin — MTKLFVDTSGWANLIDISQPYHNLAVEIYHEHRSQKYKIITTNYIICELVALLSSPLRIPKAKVIAFIQSLKKSPFIQIIHVDQIIDSYAWELLTQREDKNWSLVDCSSFIIMKQNKINEALTSDHHFEQAGLIKLL, encoded by the coding sequence ATGACTAAACTATTTGTAGATACATCAGGTTGGGCAAATCTGATTGATATTAGTCAGCCCTATCATAATCTTGCCGTTGAAATATATCATGAGCATCGTTCCCAGAAATATAAAATTATCACCACAAACTATATTATTTGTGAATTAGTTGCACTACTCTCTAGTCCTCTCCGTATTCCCAAAGCTAAAGTAATCGCCTTTATTCAGAGTCTTAAAAAATCACCCTTTATTCAAATTATTCATGTCGATCAAATAATTGACTCTTACGCCTGGGAATTATTAACTCAACGTGAAGATAAGAATTGGAGTTTAGTGGATTGTTCTAGCTTCATCATCATGAAACAAAATAAAATTAACGAAGCACTCACAAGTGATCATCATTTTGAACAAGCTGGGCTGATAAAATTGTTATGA
- the clpB gene encoding ATP-dependent chaperone ClpB, which produces MQPTDPTKFTEQAWDAIVKSQEVARRYKNTNLEVEHILLALLEQDKGLAARIFQRAGVDGEGLRQQLEIFTNRQPKQAYVEQLYLGRSLDVMLDRADAARSSWEDKFISVEHLLMGFAEDDRMGRKTLRTFNLDPQDLELAIKAIRGSQKVTEPNQEEKYEALDKYGRDLTEQARQGKLDPVIGRDEEIRRVIQVLSRRSKNNPVLIGEPGVGKTAIAEGLAQRIINGDVPESLKNRQLISLDMGSLIAGAKYRGEFEERLRSVMKEVTNSDGQIILFIDEVHTVVGAGGREGSGSMDAGNLLKPMLARGELRCIGATTLDEYRKNIEKDPALERRFQQVYVKQPSVDDTISILRGLKEKYEVHHGVKITDSALVAAATLSHRYIQDRFLPDKAIDLVDEAAARLKMEITSKPVELEDIDRRLMQLQMEKVSLEGEEKRPGLGADKSSKERLEKIQQEITELEGQQQELSGQWLSEKQMLEEINTLKEKEQELRLQVEKAERATDWEKAAKIKYGELEVLQHDIEEKESKLLEIQGSGNTLLREQVTESDIAEIVAGWTGIPMNRLMETERQKLLQLEGHLHQRVIGQTEAVAAVSAAIRRARAGMKDPSRPIGSFLFMGPTGVGKTELARALAGFLFDSEEAMVRIDMSEYMEKHAVSRLIGAPPGYVGYEEGGQLSEAVRRRPYSVVLLDEVEKAHLDVFNILLQVLDDGRITDSQGRVVDFCNTIIVMTSNIGSDHILSLSADDADYDKMQKQVLQSLRKHFRPEFLNRIDDLIIFHTLKREQLRRIVVLQIKRIERLLDEQKITLFLSDAALDHIVNVGYDPTYGARPLKRAIQRQLENPIATKILENVFVAGDKILIDCVDNQLIFDKEREPEAVCQEPEEIVPVAEVEVLSP; this is translated from the coding sequence ATGCAACCTACTGATCCAACCAAATTTACTGAGCAAGCCTGGGACGCCATTGTTAAATCCCAAGAAGTGGCCCGCCGTTATAAAAACACAAATTTGGAAGTGGAACATATTCTGCTAGCACTGTTGGAGCAGGACAAGGGCTTGGCCGCCAGGATTTTCCAGCGCGCCGGGGTGGATGGCGAGGGTCTGAGGCAACAGTTGGAAATTTTCACCAATCGACAACCCAAACAGGCTTATGTAGAACAGCTTTACCTTGGACGTAGCTTAGATGTGATGCTAGACCGGGCCGATGCCGCCCGCAGTAGTTGGGAAGATAAATTCATTTCTGTTGAACATCTATTGATGGGTTTTGCAGAGGATGACCGGATGGGGCGTAAAACCCTGCGTACATTTAACCTTGACCCCCAGGATTTGGAACTGGCCATCAAAGCGATCCGGGGTTCCCAAAAGGTGACGGAGCCCAACCAGGAAGAAAAATATGAAGCGTTGGATAAATACGGGCGAGATCTGACGGAGCAGGCTCGCCAAGGTAAATTAGATCCTGTTATTGGTCGGGATGAGGAAATCCGGCGAGTAATTCAAGTCCTGTCCCGGCGTTCCAAAAATAATCCCGTGTTAATTGGAGAACCGGGGGTGGGCAAAACGGCGATCGCCGAAGGCTTGGCCCAACGAATTATCAATGGCGACGTACCGGAATCGCTAAAAAATCGTCAACTGATTTCCCTAGACATGGGCAGTTTAATTGCAGGAGCTAAATATCGGGGGGAGTTTGAAGAAAGACTGCGATCAGTGATGAAAGAAGTGACCAACTCCGATGGGCAAATTATTTTATTTATCGACGAGGTTCACACTGTAGTGGGGGCTGGTGGTCGGGAAGGTTCTGGCTCCATGGATGCGGGGAATTTGCTTAAACCCATGTTGGCTCGGGGGGAACTACGGTGCATCGGGGCCACTACGTTGGACGAATACCGCAAAAACATCGAAAAAGATCCTGCTTTAGAAAGAAGATTTCAACAGGTCTATGTCAAGCAGCCCAGCGTGGACGACACCATTTCCATCCTGCGGGGTCTAAAGGAAAAATATGAAGTGCACCATGGGGTTAAAATCACCGACTCCGCCCTAGTAGCCGCCGCCACCCTTTCCCATCGCTATATCCAAGACCGATTTTTGCCTGACAAGGCGATCGATTTGGTGGACGAAGCGGCCGCCCGATTAAAAATGGAAATTACCTCTAAGCCGGTGGAATTGGAGGATATTGACCGACGCTTAATGCAACTGCAAATGGAAAAAGTTTCCCTGGAAGGGGAAGAAAAACGTCCTGGTTTAGGAGCTGACAAATCTTCCAAAGAAAGGCTAGAAAAAATTCAGCAGGAAATTACTGAATTGGAGGGCCAGCAACAGGAACTATCAGGACAATGGCTTTCTGAAAAGCAAATGCTGGAGGAAATTAACACCCTCAAAGAAAAGGAGCAAGAGCTAAGACTCCAGGTAGAAAAAGCTGAGCGGGCCACTGATTGGGAAAAGGCCGCCAAAATTAAGTACGGAGAGTTAGAAGTCCTCCAACATGACATTGAAGAAAAGGAAAGTAAATTACTAGAAATTCAAGGCTCTGGTAATACCCTTTTGCGAGAGCAGGTAACGGAATCGGACATTGCCGAAATTGTTGCCGGTTGGACAGGCATTCCCATGAATCGGCTCATGGAAACGGAACGGCAAAAGTTATTGCAACTGGAAGGCCATTTACATCAAAGGGTGATTGGGCAAACGGAAGCTGTGGCAGCGGTGTCTGCGGCTATTCGACGGGCGAGGGCCGGCATGAAGGACCCCAGTCGTCCCATCGGTTCTTTTCTCTTTATGGGGCCCACCGGGGTAGGGAAAACAGAATTGGCCAGGGCCTTGGCTGGCTTTTTATTCGACAGTGAAGAAGCCATGGTGCGCATCGACATGTCGGAATATATGGAAAAACATGCTGTTTCCCGTCTCATTGGGGCTCCCCCAGGCTATGTGGGCTACGAGGAAGGGGGACAGTTATCGGAAGCAGTGCGCCGACGGCCCTATTCCGTGGTTCTTTTAGATGAAGTGGAGAAGGCCCATTTAGACGTATTTAACATTCTTTTGCAGGTGTTGGACGATGGCCGCATCACCGATTCCCAGGGACGAGTGGTGGATTTTTGCAACACCATCATTGTCATGACCAGTAATATCGGCAGTGACCATATTCTCAGCCTTTCCGCCGACGATGCTGATTACGACAAAATGCAGAAACAGGTGCTCCAATCCCTACGGAAACATTTCCGTCCGGAATTCCTTAACCGCATCGATGACCTAATCATTTTCCATACCCTGAAACGGGAGCAATTGCGGCGCATTGTGGTCCTGCAAATTAAACGCATTGAAAGGCTATTGGACGAGCAGAAAATCACCCTTTTCCTCTCTGATGCAGCCCTTGATCATATTGTTAATGTCGGCTACGACCCCACCTATGGAGCTAGGCCACTAAAGCGGGCAATTCAACGGCAGTTGGAAAATCCCATTGCTACCAAGATTTTGGAAAATGTGTTTGTGGCTGGGGATAAAATTTTAATTGATTGTGTGGATAATCAATTGATTTTTGATAAAGAAAGGGAGCCGGAAGCAGTTTGCCAAGAACCAGAGGAAATTGTCCCGGTAGCGGAAGTCGAGGTTCTTTCTCCGTAA
- the pyrH gene encoding UMP kinase — protein MSYQRVLLKLSGEALMGDLGYGIDPAVVGTIAQEIKDVLQAGVQLAIVVGGGNIFRGVKASAAGMDRATADYIGMIATVMNAMTLQDALEQMGIPTRVLTAIAMQEVAEPYIRRRAIRHLEKGRVVIFGAGSGNPFFTTDTTAALRAAEIDAEVVFKATKVDGVYDSDPKTNPKARRFTTLTYSHVLAEDLKVMDSTAIALCKDNNIPIMIFDLGVPGNIVRAIKGEAVGTLVGENCAVS, from the coding sequence ATGAGTTACCAGCGAGTTTTGTTGAAATTGAGCGGTGAAGCCCTTATGGGAGACCTGGGCTACGGCATTGATCCCGCTGTGGTGGGGACGATCGCCCAGGAAATCAAAGATGTTCTCCAGGCTGGGGTGCAGTTGGCCATTGTGGTAGGGGGAGGCAACATTTTCCGGGGAGTGAAGGCCTCTGCTGCCGGTATGGACCGGGCCACCGCCGACTACATCGGTATGATTGCCACGGTGATGAACGCCATGACCCTCCAGGACGCCCTTGAACAAATGGGCATTCCCACCAGGGTGCTAACGGCGATCGCCATGCAGGAGGTGGCGGAACCGTATATTCGCCGTCGGGCAATCCGTCATTTGGAAAAGGGTCGGGTAGTAATTTTTGGGGCTGGTTCCGGTAATCCTTTTTTCACCACCGACACCACCGCCGCTCTCCGGGCCGCTGAAATTGATGCGGAAGTAGTTTTCAAGGCTACTAAGGTGGACGGGGTCTACGACTCTGATCCTAAAACGAATCCCAAAGCTCGCCGTTTTACCACTTTGACCTATAGCCATGTGTTGGCGGAAGATCTCAAAGTCATGGACAGCACGGCGATCGCCTTATGCAAAGATAATAATATTCCCATTATGATCTTCGACCTAGGGGTTCCCGGTAACATTGTACGGGCCATCAAAGGCGAAGCAGTCGGTACGTTAGTTGGAGAAAATTGTGCAGTTAGCTGA
- the frr gene encoding ribosome recycling factor: MQLAELKDHMQKSVEATQRSFNTIRTGRANASLLDRISVEYYGAETPLKSLATIGTPDASTIVIQPFDMGSIGTIEKAISLSDLGLTPNNNGKVIRLNIPPLTAERRKELVKVAGKLAEEGKVAIRNIRRDAVDEVRKQEKNSDISEDEARDLQEEIQKLTDQSTKRIDELLAAKEKDITTV, translated from the coding sequence GTGCAGTTAGCTGAACTCAAAGACCACATGCAAAAAAGTGTTGAAGCGACCCAGAGATCCTTCAATACCATCCGCACCGGCCGGGCCAATGCCTCCCTGCTAGACCGGATAAGTGTCGAATATTATGGAGCTGAAACTCCGTTAAAATCCCTGGCCACCATTGGCACCCCCGACGCCAGCACCATCGTGATTCAGCCCTTCGACATGGGCAGTATTGGCACCATCGAAAAGGCCATTTCCCTGTCTGACTTGGGACTAACTCCCAACAACAACGGTAAAGTAATTCGCTTGAATATTCCTCCTCTCACGGCGGAGCGCCGTAAAGAATTGGTCAAAGTGGCTGGTAAATTAGCCGAGGAAGGCAAAGTGGCCATCCGTAACATCCGCAGAGACGCAGTGGATGAAGTGAGAAAACAGGAAAAAAATTCGGACATTTCCGAAGATGAAGCCAGGGATTTGCAAGAAGAAATCCAAAAATTAACCGATCAATCCACCAAGCGCATTGATGAATTGTTGGCTGCCAAGGAAAAGGACATCACCACGGTGTAA
- a CDS encoding branched-chain amino acid ABC transporter permease: MNFGYLIFLITSAATYGIFALGLNLQWGFAGLINFGHVAFMTLGAYATTLLSLRGWPIPLAVLVGMGLAMALGLLIGTSTLRLREDYLAIVTIGVSELIRLIANNEEWLTQGTFGVQSFPWPMDFNPTLLSRIVFVIWLTILAIYAESILIKSLLRQWKEGKKIQGKSYQPRKLWALLVWGIITTVLILTAYVPGVVSLYNYSGKAGLMLLALTLLALTYAGLEFWVHSPWGRILKAIREDEEIPRALGKNVFWYKLQAFMAGGAIAGLAGALFAWQLTSIYPGNFDTLLTFNAWIIVVLGGAGSNAGTVLGTIIFWAYDSLTRFLLPQIPFLDQSQAGALRVMVIGLILMVLMVWRPQGILGKKEELTLGR; this comes from the coding sequence ATGAACTTTGGCTATCTGATTTTTTTGATCACCTCCGCCGCCACCTATGGCATTTTTGCCCTGGGTTTGAATTTGCAATGGGGCTTCGCTGGGCTAATTAATTTTGGCCATGTGGCTTTTATGACCCTGGGGGCCTATGCCACCACTTTGCTAAGTTTACGGGGTTGGCCCATTCCCCTGGCTGTGTTGGTGGGGATGGGATTAGCCATGGCGTTGGGTTTGCTCATTGGCACTTCTACTCTGCGACTAAGAGAAGATTATCTGGCGATCGTCACTATCGGCGTTTCCGAGTTAATTCGTTTAATAGCCAACAATGAAGAATGGTTAACCCAGGGGACTTTTGGGGTGCAAAGTTTTCCCTGGCCGATGGACTTTAACCCCACCCTATTGAGCCGGATTGTGTTTGTTATTTGGCTCACAATTCTGGCTATTTATGCAGAAAGTATTTTAATCAAAAGCCTCTTAAGACAGTGGAAAGAGGGTAAGAAAATTCAAGGCAAAAGTTATCAGCCCCGCAAGCTTTGGGCTTTGCTGGTTTGGGGAATTATCACCACAGTGCTGATTTTAACTGCCTATGTTCCCGGGGTGGTTTCCTTGTATAACTACTCTGGTAAAGCAGGATTAATGTTATTAGCTTTAACTTTGCTTGCTCTTACCTATGCCGGTTTGGAGTTTTGGGTTCATTCTCCCTGGGGTCGTATTCTCAAAGCGATTCGAGAAGACGAAGAAATTCCCCGGGCCCTGGGCAAAAATGTCTTTTGGTATAAGTTGCAAGCCTTCATGGCCGGCGGGGCGATCGCCGGTTTAGCAGGGGCATTATTTGCTTGGCAATTAACCAGTATTTACCCCGGTAATTTTGACACTTTACTGACTTTTAACGCTTGGATCATTGTGGTGTTGGGGGGAGCGGGCAGTAATGCAGGCACTGTGTTGGGTACGATCATTTTCTGGGCCTATGATTCCTTGACTAGGTTTTTGTTACCCCAAATCCCTTTCCTAGACCAGAGTCAGGCCGGAGCTTTGCGGGTAATGGTTATCGGGTTAATTTTAATGGTGTTAATGGTATGGCGACCCCAAGGTATTTTGGGTAAAAAAGAAGAGTTAACCCTAGGGCGCTAA
- a CDS encoding DUF3153 domain-containing protein — translation MSFAHEASRMMCPQKWFKRLLPMLLGICCLLTGCVDYDVGIHFPEQHYGEIVQHITLGEQLTTLSQAEADRWLKSLDQRAKDLNGHTDRPSEETLVVTIPFGSGQELVEKFNRFFNPQPPKGRRLPEPDQLDLLNLKAELALEQSNWLLVDRNHLKLTVDLRALGVLSNQGNIILSPGSLIDLNFNLQTPLTLQSSNAPGEELGTEVPGQWQLKPGQINVIETSFFVPSYLAIGTILIVVLCLGGFYLKYGRWPGVINSNFEGA, via the coding sequence ATGTCATTTGCTCATGAGGCTTCCCGGATGATGTGCCCCCAGAAATGGTTTAAACGCTTATTACCCATGCTTTTGGGCATTTGCTGTTTGCTGACCGGCTGTGTCGATTATGATGTGGGCATTCATTTTCCTGAGCAACATTATGGGGAAATTGTCCAACATATTACCCTGGGGGAACAGCTAACCACCCTGAGCCAAGCAGAGGCTGACCGGTGGCTGAAAAGTTTAGACCAGCGGGCCAAGGACTTAAACGGCCACACCGATCGCCCTTCAGAGGAAACCCTTGTGGTCACCATTCCCTTTGGTAGCGGCCAGGAGTTGGTGGAAAAGTTCAATCGCTTTTTTAATCCCCAACCCCCCAAAGGACGGCGATTGCCAGAGCCAGACCAGTTAGATTTACTTAATTTGAAAGCGGAACTAGCACTAGAACAAAGCAATTGGCTATTGGTGGATCGCAATCACCTCAAGTTGACTGTGGACCTACGGGCCCTGGGGGTTTTATCCAACCAAGGCAACATTATCCTTAGTCCCGGCTCCCTAATTGATCTGAATTTTAATTTACAAACTCCCCTAACTCTCCAGAGTTCCAATGCTCCGGGGGAAGAACTGGGCACAGAAGTACCTGGGCAATGGCAGTTAAAACCCGGACAAATTAACGTTATTGAAACGAGCTTTTTCGTGCCTAGTTATTTGGCGATCGGCACCATTTTGATAGTCGTCCTTTGTTTAGGGGGTTTTTACCTCAAATATGGCCGCTGGCCCGGAGTGATTAATAGCAACTTTGAGGGGGCGTAA
- a CDS encoding trans-acting enoyl reductase family protein, protein MTKPLPYDLIILGATGFVGGIVCRYLLSHWETAAGKNWAIAGRSQTKLDRLVQFLSPQAAHLTTFVVDVEDEAAVTALCSQTKVVVSTVGPYALYGETLVRVCATTGTDYCDLTGEVQWVQQMIQKYEAIAQQSGARIVHCCGFDSIPSDLGVYYLQQQSQRRWGEPCIRVKMRVKTAQGGISGGTIASGINLIQEAIADPSTRQALSNPYILCFKPNNGSDHPPTLIPVQNDPLFHGWITPFVMAGINTPIVLRSNALQNQAYGEGFHYDEGILTGQGIAGWLAAQGMKWTLDLMALALAIAPSRWLLTQVLPKPGEGPTEEDQQQGFYDLRFWGQTASGHSLMVKVTGDQDPGYGSTAKILAQAALCLAKDKPQSSLQGGFWTPAASFGQDLIQRLVDHAGLTFTVTSP, encoded by the coding sequence ATGACAAAACCATTACCATATGACCTCATAATCTTGGGTGCGACGGGATTTGTCGGTGGGATTGTTTGTCGATATTTGCTATCCCACTGGGAAACTGCGGCAGGGAAAAACTGGGCGATCGCCGGCCGTTCCCAAACCAAACTTGATCGTTTGGTGCAGTTCCTTAGTCCTCAAGCTGCTCATTTGACCACCTTTGTGGTTGATGTTGAAGATGAAGCTGCCGTCACCGCTCTGTGTTCCCAAACCAAAGTTGTGGTTTCCACGGTGGGCCCCTATGCCCTTTATGGGGAAACCTTAGTCCGAGTTTGTGCTACCACCGGCACAGATTACTGCGATCTCACGGGGGAAGTCCAATGGGTGCAACAAATGATCCAAAAATATGAGGCGATCGCCCAGCAATCGGGGGCTCGCATTGTCCATTGTTGCGGTTTTGATTCTATTCCTTCTGACCTAGGGGTGTATTACTTACAACAACAAAGTCAACGGCGTTGGGGGGAACCCTGCATCCGGGTCAAAATGAGAGTTAAAACAGCCCAAGGTGGCATTTCCGGAGGCACGATCGCCAGTGGCATCAACCTAATCCAAGAGGCGATCGCCGATCCTTCCACCCGTCAGGCCCTCAGCAATCCCTATATCCTTTGTTTTAAACCTAATAACGGGTCTGACCATCCCCCTACCCTCATCCCTGTGCAAAATGATCCCCTCTTTCATGGGTGGATTACGCCCTTTGTGATGGCCGGCATTAACACCCCGATTGTCTTACGTTCCAATGCCCTCCAAAACCAGGCCTATGGTGAAGGATTCCATTATGACGAAGGGATCTTGACAGGGCAAGGCATAGCAGGTTGGCTAGCAGCCCAGGGAATGAAATGGACTTTGGACCTCATGGCCCTTGCTTTGGCGATCGCCCCTAGTCGGTGGTTATTAACCCAAGTTTTACCTAAACCAGGAGAAGGCCCCACCGAAGAAGATCAACAACAAGGCTTTTATGATTTACGTTTTTGGGGACAAACTGCCTCTGGCCATTCCCTCATGGTCAAAGTTACAGGTGATCAAGACCCCGGCTATGGTTCCACGGCAAAAATATTAGCCCAAGCTGCATTGTGTTTGGCCAAAGATAAACCCCAATCATCTCTCCAAGGCGGTTTTTGGACTCCTGCAGCTAGCTTTGGTCAGGATTTAATTCAGCGTTTAGTTGACCATGCTGGATTGACTTTTACTGTCACATCGCCGTAG
- a CDS encoding glycoside hydrolase family 9 protein yields MNSTLSPITVAVGGSLWWNGFTADFTITNTSSTPLNSWTYSFDTVHKISGNPWGATFTSVDLGNGITRYTLTGAGWASSIPPGGSVTIGFNGAQGKAIGNSGSLTSSLLFTNVDANTGGHGGEHHHPDPDPIPDPVVDPDPVTPTDPVVDHNPNTDTGRVFAINPAAADIIGFNPALDRLDFGDVSVHNLIVGKTSTGEVAIINPWAWTPEFQVIRGVSFTDLTAANFGIVQNEHLRQDIGGVISWELGLGARNSNTVYVRSHEYGVQERIENFDPTTMKLSFLYYGTRERLTVSDAAEGLLIATQPTGQTLLLVGITRSQLIPANLEFHHDQVVEDRLEDAFGVTVDQVTIVSRTGLATPEGPAGQITDGHQSRPGNGLTPIGGGEFSGGAGGHGSGDDHSHHDHNYGGGMDNGSGPDDGMGGGTTEPPVTDPGPVTPPPPDPVFPNNPFTVTVAGNRWWNGFTAELTVTNVSGSQLNNWSFSFDTVHKISGSPWGATVQGTDLGGGVTRYTVTGSEWAASIAPGGAVKVGFNGTQGTVIGNDGGLNADLLFLGGGIVGQTGTGSGSNGGETPTNPNPPTDPINPDPNPVDPPAIANGEHNYGEALQKSFLFYEANRSGDLDENTKRIDWRGDSGLRDGRDGIYFGGQNSGNLQASLSLDLTGGYHDAGDHGKFGLPLASTLTTLAWGGVEFSDGYQASGQMDDLLTTIRWGTDYLLKAHVTNANGETVFFVAQVGNVSADHSLWSAPESQTIARPAMAVTPDKPGSDVAAGSAAALAAASILFREAGDFAYADELLVNAQSLYRFADTYRGKYSDSIPEVRNYYNSWSGYEDELAYGAAWLSRAVSSAGGDGSAYLNQALNIYNSSIGGLSNGWTHNWDDASYGTAVILAQDTGNQAIKQDVTRWLDAWVNGTDGVQITDGGLRFISQWGSLRYAANTAMLAAVYSDGLTDPTGKYAQLAQDTVDYILGSNPRNASYMVGYGNDFPQQPHHRAASGVGWDGFRNSLPNEHILFGALVGGPTAANDFSYNDSRDDYISNEVAIDYNAGLTGALAWSVEQFGGNPLTAAQLNALPGISVPQGM; encoded by the coding sequence ATGAACAGTACCCTATCCCCCATCACCGTAGCCGTGGGTGGTTCCCTCTGGTGGAATGGTTTCACCGCTGATTTCACCATTACCAATACCTCCAGCACTCCCCTCAATAGCTGGACCTATAGCTTCGACACGGTTCACAAAATTTCCGGTAATCCCTGGGGAGCTACATTCACTAGCGTAGATTTGGGCAATGGCATTACCCGCTATACCCTCACCGGGGCTGGCTGGGCGTCGAGTATTCCCCCCGGTGGTTCCGTCACCATTGGCTTTAACGGTGCCCAAGGTAAGGCGATCGGTAACAGTGGCTCTTTGACTTCTAGTCTGCTATTCACCAATGTTGATGCCAATACTGGGGGCCATGGGGGGGAACATCATCATCCCGACCCAGATCCTATCCCTGATCCCGTAGTTGATCCTGATCCTGTAACCCCTACCGATCCTGTGGTGGACCATAATCCCAACACTGATACCGGCAGAGTTTTTGCGATCAATCCTGCAGCCGCCGATATTATCGGTTTCAATCCCGCTTTGGATAGGTTGGATTTTGGCGATGTGTCGGTGCATAACCTCATCGTTGGTAAAACCAGTACTGGGGAAGTGGCTATTATCAATCCCTGGGCTTGGACCCCCGAGTTTCAGGTTATTCGGGGAGTCAGTTTTACCGATCTGACGGCGGCAAATTTTGGCATTGTGCAAAACGAGCATTTACGGCAGGACATTGGCGGGGTAATCTCCTGGGAATTGGGTTTGGGAGCGAGGAATAGCAACACCGTTTATGTTCGTTCCCATGAGTATGGAGTGCAGGAACGCATTGAGAATTTTGACCCTACCACCATGAAGCTGAGCTTTCTCTACTACGGCACAAGGGAAAGATTGACTGTCAGCGATGCAGCGGAGGGTTTGTTAATTGCCACCCAACCCACAGGGCAAACTTTATTGCTGGTGGGAATTACCCGTAGTCAATTGATTCCCGCCAATTTGGAATTTCACCATGACCAGGTGGTGGAAGACCGACTAGAAGATGCTTTTGGGGTCACGGTTGATCAAGTTACCATTGTTAGCCGCACTGGTTTAGCTACGCCCGAGGGGCCAGCGGGGCAAATTACCGACGGTCATCAAAGTCGTCCTGGTAATGGCTTAACCCCCATTGGTGGTGGGGAATTTAGCGGTGGGGCTGGAGGCCATGGCAGTGGCGATGACCACAGTCACCATGATCATAACTACGGCGGCGGTATGGACAACGGTTCTGGCCCGGACGATGGCATGGGGGGAGGCACTACCGAGCCTCCGGTAACTGATCCCGGTCCAGTTACTCCCCCACCCCCTGATCCCGTTTTTCCCAATAATCCCTTTACCGTCACGGTGGCCGGCAATCGTTGGTGGAATGGCTTTACAGCGGAATTAACTGTAACTAATGTTTCGGGGAGTCAGTTAAATAATTGGAGTTTCAGCTTCGACACTGTCCATAAAATTTCCGGTAGTCCCTGGGGGGCCACGGTTCAAGGTACAGATCTGGGGGGAGGTGTCACTCGCTATACTGTTACCGGCAGTGAATGGGCTGCTTCCATTGCCCCTGGCGGTGCGGTCAAAGTTGGCTTTAATGGTACCCAAGGAACGGTGATCGGTAATGATGGCGGTTTAAATGCTGATCTACTTTTCCTCGGTGGTGGTATTGTCGGCCAAACTGGCACAGGTTCCGGTAGTAATGGAGGGGAAACCCCCACTAATCCTAATCCCCCCACTGACCCGATTAACCCTGACCCTAATCCCGTGGATCCTCCGGCGATCGCCAATGGGGAACATAATTACGGCGAAGCCCTACAGAAATCATTCCTATTTTACGAAGCCAACCGTTCCGGGGATTTGGATGAAAACACTAAACGCATTGACTGGCGCGGAGATTCTGGCTTGAGGGATGGTCGGGATGGCATTTATTTTGGTGGGCAAAACAGCGGTAATTTGCAGGCCAGTTTGAGCCTGGATTTGACCGGCGGCTACCACGATGCGGGGGACCACGGCAAATTTGGCTTACCCCTCGCTTCTACTTTGACCACCCTGGCCTGGGGCGGTGTGGAATTTAGCGACGGTTATCAAGCTAGCGGTCAAATGGATGACCTCCTGACAACCATACGGTGGGGCACAGATTATTTGCTCAAAGCCCACGTTACCAATGCCAATGGGGAAACCGTATTTTTTGTGGCTCAGGTGGGAAATGTGTCGGCGGATCATTCTCTGTGGAGTGCCCCGGAAAGTCAAACCATTGCCCGGCCAGCTATGGCCGTCACTCCCGATAAACCGGGCTCCGATGTAGCAGCGGGATCGGCGGCGGCCCTGGCGGCGGCTTCCATTCTGTTCCGAGAAGCGGGGGATTTTGCCTATGCCGATGAATTGTTGGTCAATGCCCAATCTTTGTATCGTTTTGCCGACACCTATCGGGGTAAATATTCTGACTCCATTCCCGAAGTGCGGAACTATTACAATTCCTGGAGTGGCTACGAAGATGAGTTGGCCTATGGGGCGGCTTGGTTATCCCGGGCGGTTAGTAGTGCAGGGGGAGATGGTTCTGCCTATCTCAATCAAGCCCTAAATATCTACAACAGTTCCATCGGTGGACTGAGCAATGGCTGGACTCACAATTGGGACGATGCTTCCTATGGCACGGCGGTAATCCTAGCCCAAGACACCGGCAATCAAGCCATCAAGCAAGATGTGACCCGCTGGTTAGATGCCTGGGTCAATGGTACCGATGGAGTACAAATCACTGACGGTGGGCTACGATTCATCAGTCAATGGGGTTCTTTGCGCTATGCCGCTAACACGGCAATGTTAGCAGCGGTGTACTCGGATGGTCTAACTGATCCCACCGGGAAGTATGCCCAGTTGGCCCAGGACACAGTGGATTACATTTTGGGCAGTAATCCCCGTAATGCTAGCTATATGGTGGGCTACGGCAATGATTTCCCCCAACAGCCCCACCATCGGGCCGCTTCGGGAGTAGGCTGGGACGGTTTTCGTAACAGTTTGCCCAATGAACACATTTTGTTTGGTGCCCTTGTGGGAGGCCCCACTGCCGCCAATGATTTTAGTTACAACGATTCCCGGGATGACTACATCAGCAACGAAGTGGCGATCGATTACAATGCTGGCTTGACTGGAGCCTTGGCTTGGTCTGTGGAACAGTTTGGCGGTAATCCCCTCACGGCGGCCCAGTTAAATGCTTTGCCAGGTATTTCAGTACCCCAGGGGATGTAG